Proteins encoded together in one Telopea speciosissima isolate NSW1024214 ecotype Mountain lineage chromosome 4, Tspe_v1, whole genome shotgun sequence window:
- the LOC122657725 gene encoding serine/threonine-protein kinase Aurora-2-like, with amino-acid sequence MAIAAEAQPEEKTSSEVSPAEKKRWTLNDFDIGKPLGRGKFGHVYLAREKKSSHVVALKVLFKSQLKQSQVEHQLRREVEIQSHLRHPNILRLYGYFYDQTRVYLILEYAAKGELYKELQKCKYFSEKRAATYISSLAQALIYCHGKHVIHRDIKPENLLIGAQGELKIADFGWSVHTFNRRRTMCGTLDYLPPEMVESVEHDASVDIWSLGVLCYEFLYGVPPFEAKEHSDTYRRIVKVDLKFPSKPMVSSAAKDLISQMLVKDSSERLPLHKLLEHPWIVQNADPSGIYRWCG; translated from the exons atGGCGATCGCTGCAGAAGCACAACCTGAAGAAAAG aCTTCTTCAGAGGTTTCTCCagcagagaagaaaaggtgGACTCTGAATGATTTTGACATTGGGAAGCCTCTCGGAAGAGGAAAATTCGGTCATGTCTATTTGGCGAGGGaaaagaag AGCAGTCACGTCGTTGCACTCAAAGTACTTTTCAAGAGCCAGCTCAAGCAGTCTCAGGTTGAGCATCAGCTACGCAGGGAGGTTGAAATACAAAGCCATCTACGACACCCTAATATCCTACGCCTCTATGGATATTTCTATGATCAG ACACGGGTTTATTTGATACTAGAATACGCAGCCAAAGGTGAGCTCTACAAGGAACTTCAGAAATGCAAGTATTTCAGTGAAAAGCGTGCTGCCACG TATATTTCATCATTAGCACAGGCACTCATATATTGCCATGGGAAGCATGTTATACATAGAGATATCAAACCGGAGAACCTTCTGATTGGTGCGCAG GGTGAACTGAAAATTGCAGATTTTGGTTGGTCTGTGCATACATTTAATCGCAGGCGGACCATGTGTGGTACACTGGATTACCTTCCACCTGAGATGG TCGAGAGTGTAGAGCATGATGCAAGCGTTGACATTTGGAGCCTTGGTGTCCTCTGCTATGAGTTCCTTTATGGGGTACCCCCATTTGAAGCAAAAGAACACTCAGACACATATAGAAG GATAGTAAAAGTGGATCTCAAGTTTCCTTCAAAACCAATGGTTTCTTCTGCAGCAAAGGACCTTATTAGTCAG ATGCTTGTCAAGGATTCTTCAGAACGTCTCCCACTACACAAGCTTCTTGAGCATCCATGGATTGTTCAAAATGCAGACCCATCTGGCATCTACAGGTGGTGTGGTTGA